From one Thermithiobacillus tepidarius DSM 3134 genomic stretch:
- a CDS encoding WbuC family cupin fold metalloprotein yields MKAIDRDLLQRLSAQAVDSGRRRANYNFHPEPADGVQRFCNAIEPGSYVRPHRHPAAGRWEFVLALRGAAVLLSFDDQGQVRERLVLSPDGACRGAEIPGGTWHTLAALEPGTVLFEFKPGPYSPTADKDFVAWAPPEGDAACPRFERWFTIARIGDRVSPLG; encoded by the coding sequence ATGAAAGCCATCGACCGCGACTTGCTGCAGCGCTTGAGCGCGCAGGCCGTCGACTCGGGCCGGCGACGGGCCAACTACAACTTCCATCCGGAGCCCGCGGACGGCGTCCAGCGCTTTTGCAACGCCATCGAGCCGGGCAGCTACGTGCGCCCGCACCGGCACCCGGCGGCCGGGCGCTGGGAATTCGTCCTGGCGCTGAGAGGCGCGGCCGTGCTCCTGAGCTTCGACGACCAAGGCCAAGTGCGCGAACGGCTGGTCCTCTCGCCCGATGGCGCGTGCCGCGGCGCGGAGATTCCGGGCGGCACCTGGCACACGCTGGCGGCGCTCGAGCCGGGCACCGTGCTCTTCGAGTTCAAGCCAGGTCCCTACTCGCCCACCGCCGACAAGGATTTCGTCGCCTGGGCGCCGCCGGAGGGCGACGCGGCCTGCCCGCGCTTCGAGCGATGGTTCACCATCGCGCGCATTGGGGATCGCGTATCGCCGCTGGGCTGA
- a CDS encoding TetR/AcrR family transcriptional regulator, producing the protein MLAQQAGKRPTGDTRQQVLDTSLTLFTERGYFNTSVHDIARASKVSIGSIYHHFQDKEGIARALYRGLMERMEHELAMISEGHAGAHDRCRAIVALLFELAEREPRTMAFMLYAKHREFLPNERPVCSSKPFETMRAIVAEGIRRGEICDTDPVVAATCLFGGPIRMITMRLDGILPKPLPHYLDAVWHCAWRAVAR; encoded by the coding sequence ATGCTGGCACAGCAAGCAGGCAAACGACCGACGGGCGACACGCGGCAACAGGTGCTGGATACCTCGCTCACGCTTTTCACCGAACGGGGCTACTTCAACACTTCGGTGCACGACATCGCCCGGGCGTCCAAGGTCAGCATCGGCTCCATTTATCATCATTTTCAGGACAAGGAAGGCATCGCGCGGGCGCTCTACCGCGGGCTCATGGAGCGCATGGAGCATGAACTGGCAATGATCAGCGAGGGCCATGCTGGCGCCCACGACCGCTGCCGCGCCATTGTGGCGCTGCTCTTCGAACTGGCGGAGCGCGAACCGCGGACCATGGCGTTCATGCTCTACGCCAAGCACCGGGAATTCCTGCCCAACGAGCGGCCGGTGTGCTCCTCGAAGCCCTTCGAGACCATGCGCGCCATCGTCGCCGAGGGCATCCGGCGCGGGGAGATCTGCGACACGGACCCCGTGGTCGCCGCCACCTGCCTTTTCGGCGGCCCCATCCGCATGATCACCATGCGCCTGGATGGCATCCTGCCGAAACCG